A DNA window from Theobroma cacao cultivar B97-61/B2 chromosome 5, Criollo_cocoa_genome_V2, whole genome shotgun sequence contains the following coding sequences:
- the LOC18599787 gene encoding cation/calcium exchanger 1, whose protein sequence is MATPTSLFLPKRLPLFLNISFLFLLFFFIETYDSLGESNNGQIPIITNHSLIPQGSNSDGCAGLHDYTDYKTRCLYVKSEIGCRPKGYINYLQIFYCTCGRFPFLGHLVLLIWLFVLFYLLGDTAANYFCTSLESLSKMLKLSPAIAGVTLLSLGNGASDVFASIVSFTGSGNGGVGLNSVLGGAFFVSSAVVGVISILINRHRISVDEPSFIRDILFFLFSLSSLMFIIFIGQITLWGALSFVSIYFLYVGAVSASHFFNKKKDRKLNLIPVSSVSNSHDNFGEVGIPLLGYASDEKSVMRDKETLENQEETPKFFNFDSPSFYYFGKFLYLLELPLYLPRRLTIPVINEERWSKPYAVISVTLAPLMLAELCNSQSEKKMGSKSSLVTYMIAGLVGMVFGNLAFVTTKKSSPPKRCQLPWLIGGFLMSVTWTYFTAEELVSLLVSFGNILGISPSVLGLTVLAWGNSLGDLISNSAMAINGGADGAQTAISGCYAGPMFNTLVGLGVSFVWSSWSEYPSSFEIPRDPSLYETLGFLMVGLLWALVILPRKNMRLNRFLGGGLLAIYFCFLSLRLARALGLLKLHGGFSYHSLKWWFS, encoded by the coding sequence ATGGCAACTCCAACCTCACTGTTTCTTCCCAAGAGACTCCCTCTTTTCCTTAACATATCCTTTCTGTtcctcctttttttctttattgaaaCTTATGATTCTCTTGGCGAATCCAATAATGGGCAAATTCCCATCATCACAAACCACTCTTTGATCCCCCAGGGAAGCAACAGTGATGGTTGTGCCGGCCTCCATGACTACACTGATTATAAGACTAGGTGCTTGTATGTCAAGTCAGAAATTGGCTGCAGGCCCAAAGGGTACATAAACTATCTCCAGATTTTTTATTGCACTTGTGGCAGATTTCCATTTCTTGGTCATCTTGTACTCCTAATATGGCTGTTTGTCTTGTTCTATTTGCTGGGTGACACAGCGGCAAATTACTTCTGTACTTCCTTAGAGAGCTTGTCCAAAATGCTAAAGCTTTCCCCTGCTATTGCGGGAGTCACCCTCCTTTCACTTGGAAATGGTGCTTCTGATGTTTTTGCCAGTATTGTTTCCTTCACAGGATCTGGTAATGGAGGTGTTGGCCTTAACAGTGTCTTAGGTGGAGCCTTTTTTGTGTCTAGTGCTGTGGTCGGGGTAATTAGTATATTGATTAACCGTCATCGGATTTCAGTTGATGAGCCCAGCTTCATTAGAGATAtcctcttcttccttttttcactttcttccctcatgttcatcatttttattggTCAAATTACTTTGTGGGGagctctttcttttgtttcaatATACTTCTTGTATGTTGGTGCTGTTTCTGCCTCACATTTcttcaacaaaaagaaagacagGAAATTGAACTTAATCCCAGTGTCTTCTGTTTCAAACAGCCATGATAACTTTGGAGAGGTTGGTATACCATTGCTTGGTTATGCTAGTGATGAAAAATCAGTTATGAGGGATAAAGAAACTCTAGAAAATCAGGAGGAAACTCCAAAGTTTTTCAACTTTGATTCACCGAGTTTTTATTACTTTGGTAAGTTTCTGTACCTTTTGGAGTTACCTTTATACTTGCCAAGGAGATTGACCATCCCTGTTATTAATGAGGAGAGATGGTCCAAGCCATATGCAGTGATTTCAGTAACGTTGGCCCCACTAATGTTGGCAGAGCTTTGCAATTCtcaaagtgagaaaaaaatgggtTCCAAAAGCAGCTTGGTGACCTATATGATTGCAGGATTGGTTGGAATGGTCTTTGGAAATCTTGCATTTGTGACTACCAAGAAGTCTAGCCCACCAAAGAGGTGCCAGTTACCCTGGCTTATTGGAGGATTCCTTATGAGTGTAACCTGGACATATTTTACTGCTGAGGAACTGGTATCTTTGTTGGTTTCTTTTGGAAATATCTTGGGGATAAGTCCTTCAGTTCTGGGGCTCACTGTCCTTGCCTGGGGCAACTCACTTGGAGACTTAATATCTAATTCTGCTATGGCAATTAATGGTGGGGCAGATGGGGCTCAAACTGCCATCTCTGGTTGCTATGCTGGGCCTATGTTCAACACATTGGTGGGTCTGGGGGTATCTTTCGTTTGGTCGTCATGGTCAGAATATCCTTCTTCATTTGAGATTCCTAGAGACCCTTCTCTTTATGAGACCCTGGGATTTCTTATGGTAGGCTTGCTTTGGGCCCTAGTAATATTGCCAAGGAAGAACATGAGATTGAATAGGTTTCTAGGAGGTGGTCTCTTGGCCATTTACTTCTGCTTTCTGTCTCTGAGACTAGCCAGAGCTCTTGGTCTATTGAAACTTCATGGGGGTTTCTCTTATCATAGCCTAAAATGGTGGTTTtcttaa